Proteins from a genomic interval of Cryptosporangium aurantiacum:
- a CDS encoding DsbA family oxidoreductase, which translates to MRVDIWSDIGCPWCYVGKRRFENALADFEHRDDVEVVYHSFELDPTHPTDKTVPVTEMLIGKFGMPRAQVEAAEARLATTAADEGLKYDHNRHAGNTFDFHRLAHWATEQGKQQQLLDHAYAVHFGEAKSVHSTDALVELAADAGLDPDEARAVLTEDRYADDVRADEKQARELGITGVPFYVLDGRYGVSGAQPTEVFAQALAQAYDKA; encoded by the coding sequence ATGCGCGTAGACATCTGGTCGGACATCGGCTGCCCGTGGTGCTACGTCGGCAAGCGTCGCTTCGAGAACGCGCTCGCCGACTTCGAGCACCGGGACGACGTCGAGGTCGTTTATCACTCGTTCGAACTCGACCCGACGCACCCGACCGACAAGACCGTGCCGGTCACCGAAATGCTCATCGGCAAGTTCGGGATGCCGCGCGCCCAGGTCGAGGCAGCGGAGGCCCGGCTCGCCACGACTGCGGCCGATGAGGGCTTGAAGTACGACCACAACCGGCACGCGGGCAACACGTTCGACTTCCACCGGCTCGCGCATTGGGCCACCGAACAGGGCAAACAACAGCAACTGCTGGATCACGCCTACGCGGTGCACTTCGGCGAGGCCAAGTCCGTCCACAGCACGGACGCGCTGGTCGAGCTCGCCGCCGACGCCGGGCTGGATCCCGACGAGGCACGGGCGGTGCTCACCGAGGACCGATACGCCGACGACGTCCGCGCCGACGAGAAGCAGGCGCGCGAACTAGGAATCACCGGCGTGCCGTTCTACGTGCTCGACGGACGCTACGGCGTGTCGGGCGCCCAGCCGACCGAGGTCTTCGCTCAGGCACTGGCCCAGGCGTACGACAAGGCTTAG